The Setaria viridis chromosome 6, Setaria_viridis_v4.0, whole genome shotgun sequence genome contains a region encoding:
- the LOC117861180 gene encoding TOM1-like protein 5, giving the protein MASEMVKAATSDKLKEMDWAKNIEICELVAQDPGKAKDVIKSIKKCIGGRSKSTQLHAVMLLEMLMNNCGEPIHRQVIDNGLLPILVKIVKKKTELPVREKIFLLLDATQTSLGGAKARFPQYYEAYYELVSAGVQFSNCPNVVVTRTEVPLPETRTEPNNESLSTRLNEAQQEVHAQPASDTSIVRKASSVMEVLRDVLNSMDPRHPEGATDEFVLDLVEQCTFQKQRIMHLVMTSRDEALVSQAIELNEELHKVLVRHDALLSVQPTTAVASNPEEEEEEDAESLYRRLRKGKALSQDYTDDSVPSFRSIPDDKMRRPLTIQPPLPDKKLGALNIRSPDREEPRPELAPLIPPPPAKHAERERFFREKSIDGLASLPGHLRGLSQHSRDGSSSCSGSTDYGD; this is encoded by the exons ATGGCGTCGGAAATGGTGAAGGCGGCGACGAGCGACAAGCTCAAGGAGATGGATTGGGCAAAAAACATCGAAATCTGCGAGCTCGTGGCGCAGGATCCTGG AAAAGCTAAGGATGTGATCAAGTCTATAAAGAAGTGTATAGGGGGCAGGAGCAAGAGCACTCAACTCCACGCTGTTATG CTATTGGAGATGCTCATGAATAACTGTGGAGAGCCTATCCACAGGCAGGTCATTGATAATGGGCTTCTTCCGATACTAGTGAAGATAGTGAAGAAAAAG ACAGAATTACCAGTTCGAGAAAAAATCTTTCTTTTGCTAGATGCTACCCAAACATCCCTTGGTGGAGCTAAAGCAAGATTCCCTCAGTACTATGAGGCATACTATGAGCTGGTG TCTGCGGGTGTGCAATTTTCGAATTGCCCAAACGTTGTTGTCACGCGAACAGAAGTGCCACTCCCAGAAACGAGAACAGAACCAAATAATGAAAGTTTATCTACCCGATTGAATGAAGCGCAGCAGGAAGTGCATGCTCAGCCTGCTTCTGACACAAG TATAGTCCGGAAAGCCTCTAGTGTCATGGAAGTTTTAAGGGATGTGCTAAATTCTATGGATCCTAGACACCCTGAG GGAGCAACGGATGAATTTGTGTTGGATCTTGTCGAGCAATGTACATTTCAGAAGCAACGAATAATGCACCTTGTCATGACATCAAG GGATGAAGCATTGGTATCACAGGCTATAGAGCTAAATGAAGAACTACATAAGGTCCTTGTGCGGCATGATGCATTGCTTTCAGTTCAACCGACCACAGCAGTAGCTTCTAAtccggaggaagaggaggaagaagatgctgaaAGTCTCTATCGGAG ACTAAGGAAGGGGAAAGCTCTATCTCAAGATTACACAGATGATTCCGTGCCGTCATTCCGATCCATACCTGATGACAAGATGCGGCGGCCATTGACCATCCAGCCTCCTCTCCCCGACAAGAAGCTGGGTGCACTGAACATCCGTTCACCAGACCGGGAGGAGCCGAGACCCGAACTTGCTCCActgatcccgccgccgcccgcgaagCACGCTGAAAGGGAGCGGTTCTTCCGAGAGAAGAGCATAGACGGCCTGGCCAGCCTGCCAGGCCACCTGAGGGGCCTGTCGCAGCACAGCCGGGATGGCAGCAGCTCGTGTAGCGGCAGCACTGATTACGGCGACTGA
- the LOC117861111 gene encoding phosphatidylinositol-3-phosphatase SAC1: MATAAADADDPSLAATLEKFRLYETRARFYVIGSSREKRWFRVLKIDRSEPSELNVSEDPVWYSLQEVKSLLQRIDEGNRSTGGLTFVTKAYGIAGCIKFLESYYLILVTKRRQIGCICGHAIYCIDESQMITIPHSSVQTDVATSKNELRYKKLLASVDLTKDFFYSYTYPIMQSLQQNVTSAGMKEMPYENLFVWNTFLTEPIRSRCRNTLWTVALVHGHFKQVKLSFFGREINVVLISRRSRHFAGTRYLKRGVNDHGKVANDVETEQIVFEEEAGSWKGRMSAVVQMRGSIPLFWSQEASRLSPKPDIFVQRYDPTYEATKLHFDDLARRYGHPIIILNLIKTVEKRPREMMLRREYFAAVGYLNQNVPEEKKLRFIHWDFHKFAKSKSANVLGVLGKVAGEALDLTGFYYSGKPKVQKKRTTQLSRTSTARDGSLDIRASSGDLSRLSSNADALCSTGFQDMRNEANKQEPLGDAPSYQTGVLRTNCIDCLDRTNVAQYAYGLAALGRQLHAMGVTDVSKIHPDSSIASALMEMYQSMGDALAHQYGGSAAHNTVFPERQGKWKATTQSREFLKSIKRYYSNAYTDGEKQDAINLFLGYFQPQEGKPALWELDTDYYLHVTTAGDDLTSDSYDSSCTPGNNAFLGSGAALIPGSTLSPVPACKEDFSRMKLTSFEKLMERTCSSIRSVSFHCDADLKLSGGAGTSGMAPDAAEIQLKSPNWYFGQRKHTETIPTAGVVPVENANEANKDELNVSLCGELNWLSSSESCEEDIFRRYLAFTTADVENGWYGGTLIYDQDENSGAYKHYSELCQGAVMDPFEHDPEKERHYAEALSVDLDISNDARVAAEMQAALDEYQVIGSDLSIIPSCGALAEDPSQLTRWIIGDEKLRVGTAQ; encoded by the exons atggcgacggcggcggcggacgcggacgACCCGTCGCTGGCGGCGACCCTGGAGAAGTTCCGCCTCTACGAGACGCGCGCC AGGTTCTACGTGATCGGGAGCTCGCGGGAGAAGCGCTGGTTCCGGGTGCTCAAGATCGACCGCTCCGAGCCCTCCGAGCTCAACGTCAGCGAGGACCCCGTCTGGTACTCGCTGCAGGAGGTCAAGAGCCTCCTCCAGCGCATCGACGAGGGCAACCGCTCCACCGGGGGCCTCACCTTCGTCACCAAGGCCTACGGAATCGCAG GTTGCATCAAGTTCCTGGAGTCATATTACCTGATTTTAGTCACCAAGCGCCGCCAAATCGGTTGCATTTGTGGGCATGCTATATATTGTATAGATGAGAGCCAGATGATCACCATCCCTCACTCATCGGTGCAGACGGATGTCGCCACATCTAAGAATGAGCTGAG GTACAAGAAGCTCTTGGCTAGTGTTGATCTCACCAAGGATTTCTTCTATAGCTACACATATCCCATCATGCAGAGCCTGCAGCAGAATGTCACTTCTGCTGGGATGAAGGAAATGCCTTATGAAAATTTGTTTGTCTGGAACACTTTCCTGACTGAGCCAATACGTTCAAGGTGCCGCAATACTCTTTGGACAGTAGCTCTTGTCCATGGGCACTTCAAGCAG GTCAAGCTCTCATTTTTTGGCAGGGAGATAAATGTCGTTCTCATCTCTAGAAGATCCCGACACTTTGCTGGGACACG GTATTTGAAAAGAGGCGTGAATGACCATGGAAAAGTTGCTAATGATGTTGAAACAGAGCAGATAGTATTTGAAGAAGAAGCTGGTTCCTGGAAGGGAAGAATGAGTGCCGTAGTACAGATGCGAGGATCCATCCCTCTCTTTTGGTCACAGGAGGCTTCACGACTAAGTCCTAAGCCTGACATTTTTG TGCAGAGATATGATCCCACATATGAAGCAACCAAATTACATTTTGATGATCTCGCCCGGCGATATGGACATCCTATAATAATACTCAATTTAATAAAG ACTGTTGAAAAAAGGCCACGTGAAATGATGCTCAGACGTGAATATTTTGCTGCAGTTGGATATCTTAATCAAAATGTCCCGGAAGAGAAGAAGTTGAGATTCATCCACTGGGATTTTCATAAGTTTGCTAAAAG CAAATCTGCAAATGTATTGGGTGTTTTAGGAAAAGTTGCGGGCGAAGCACTGGACCTTACTGGCTTCTACTACAGCGGAAAGCCAAAAGTTCAGAAAAAAAGGACAACTCAGCTTAGTCGAACTAGCACTGCAAG GGATGGTTCCCTTGATATAAGGGCTAGTTCTGGAGATCTTTCAAGGCTCTCGAGTAACGCTGATGCACTATGTTCTACAGGCTTTCAGGATATGAGAAATGAGGCTAACAAACAAGAGCCTCTAGGTGATGCTCCTAGTTACCAAACTGGAGTTCTTCGTACAAATTGCATAGATTGCCTTGATCGCACAAATGTTGCACAATATGCTTATGGCCTTGCTGCTTTGGGGAGGCAACTTCATGCAATGGGAGTGACAGATGTTTCAAAAATTCACCCTGATAGCAGCATTGCTTCAGCTTTGATGGAAATGTACCAGAGCATGGGTGATGCTCTTGCTCATCAGTATGGAGGGTCTGCGGCACATAACACG GTTTTTCCTGAGAGGCAAGGGAAGTGGAAGGCTACTACTCAGTCTCGGGAGTTCCTGAAATCAATTAAACGGTATTACAGTAATGCCTACACTGATGGTGAGAAACAAGATGCTATAAATCT ATTTCTGGGATATTTTCAaccacaagaaggaaaaccagCTCTTTGGGAGCTGGATACTGATTACTATCTTCATGTAACAACAGCTGGGGATGATCTTACGTCCGATAGCTACGACTCGAG TTGCACACCTGGAAATAATGCATTTCTGGGATCTGGAGCCGCATTGATTCCTGGATCCACATTGAGCCCTGTTCCAGCATGTAAAGAGGATTTCTCAAGGATGAAACTTACTTCATTTGAGAAGCTTATGGAAAGGACGTGTAGTTCGATAAGAAGTGTAAGCTTTCACTGTGATGCTGATCTAAAACTAAGTGGAGGTGCTGGAACTTCCGGAATGGCTCCAGATGCGGC TGAGATACAGCTTAAAAGCCCAAACTGGTATTTTGGTCAAAGAAAGCACACAGAGACAATTCCAACTGCAGGagttgtcccggttgaaaatgcGAATGAGGCAAACAAAGATGAGTTGAATGTCTCTCTTTGTGGGGAGCTGAATTGGCTATCCTCATCGGAATCATGTGAGGAGGACATTTTCAGAAG GTATCTTGCTTTCACAACAGCAGACGTGGAGAATGGCTGGTATGGTGGGACACTTATATACGACCAAGATGAAAACAGTGGGGCTTACAAGCATTATTCTGAACTCTGCCAG GGAGCCGTCATGGATCCTTTCGAGCATGATCCCGAGAAAGAACGGCACTATGCGGAGGCCCTCAGCGTGGATCTTGACATTTCAAACGATGCACGTGTAGCGGCGGAAATGCAAGCCGCACTGGACGAGTACCAGGTCATAGGGTCGGACCTCAGCATCATCCCTTCATGCGGAGCGCTCGCCGAGGATCCAAGCCAGCTGACGAGGTGGATCATCGGAGACGAGAAGCTGCGTGTTGGTACTGCACAATAG
- the LOC117861114 gene encoding DExH-box ATP-dependent RNA helicase DExH10 — protein MGELLVEEQPLAPALLQLEGNPGAEWRNHSWPCNHEVVVPDGYTSAKDEAMHGTLENPVFHGKMAYKYPFQLDPFQSVSITCLERNESMLVSAHTSEGKRAITEYAIAMSLRETKNIIYASPFKALSDQMYRELSMVFDSVGLMTDDVTLHPEARCLVMMTEILRARLCCGSMVFDVGWVVFDGIHCLDHPESGIVLEQSIIFLPPEIKMVFLSAPVSNATEFAEWICKLHKQPCHAVSTDFRSTPLEHYVFPVGGSEMHLIVDEDGQLREDNFVKLQDTFTKQNNRFSGENSSNSGIHFVGPSARLCSSEPLERPQL, from the coding sequence ATGGGGGAACTACTAGTGGAGGAACAGCCGCTGGCTCCGGCGTTGTTGCAGCTGGAGGGAAACCCGGGTGCCGAGTGGCGGAACCACTCCTGGCCGTGCAACCACGAGGTGGTAGTCCCGGATGGCTACACCTCAGCCAAGGATGAGGCCATGCACGGGACCCTCGAGAACCCTGTGTTCCATGGGAAAATGGCCTACAAGTACCCCTTCCAGCTCGACCCCTTCCAGAGCGTCTCCATCACGTGCCTAGAGAGGAACGAGTCCATGCTGGTGTCGGCACACACATCGGAGGGGAAGAGGGCCATTACCGAATACGCCATTGCCATGTCTTTGAGGGAGACTAAGAATATCATCTACGCATCCCCTTTCAAAGCACTCAGCGACCAGATGTACAGGGAGCTCAGCATGGTGTTCGACAGTGTTGGACTGATGACCGACGATGTCACACTCCATCCTGAGGCTAGATGCCTGGTCATGATGACGGAGATCCTCAGGGCGAGGCTCTGCTGTGGTTCGATGGTGTTTGATGTTGGGTGGGTTGTGTTTGATGGGATACATTGCTTGGACCATCCTGAGAGTGGAATTGTGTTGGAGCAGAGTATAATTTTCTTGCCCCCTGAAATCAAGATGGTCTTTCTTTCAGCTCCCGTGTCAAATGCAACCGAGTTTGCTGAGTGGATTTGCAAACTGCACAAACAGCCATGTCACGCTGTATCTACGGACTTCAGGTCGACACCATTAGAGCACTATGTGTTTCCAGTAGGCGGTTCTGAAATGCATCTCATCGTAGATGAAGATGGTCAGCTCAGAGAGGATAACTTTGTGAAGCTGCAGGATACATTCACTAAGCAAAATAATCGGTTTTCCGGTGAAAATAGCAGTAACTCAGGGATCCATTTTGTTGGGCCCTCAGCAAGGCTGTGCTCGTCGGAGCCTCTAGAGCGGCCACAGCTATAA
- the LOC117861113 gene encoding uncharacterized protein — protein MAMSASSSSRALLRRIGGALLRRSFCASASAGTDSAAAAAGYHVAGGPSYMRGAVFWEPGRPLTLEEFRMPRPKAGELLIKTKACGVCHSDLHVMKGEIPFSSPCVVGHEITGEVVDHGTHTPAEIINRFPVGSHVVGAFIMPCGNCFYCVKGQEDLCESFFAYNRAKGTLYDGETRLFLRSNGKPVYMYSMGGLAEYCVVPANALAVLPNSLPYTESAILGCAVFTAYGALRHAAEMRAGDSVAVIGVGGVGSSCLQIAKAFGASEVIAVDVLDEKLQNARTLGATHTVNAAKEDAVERIKEITGGRGVDVAVEALGKALTFSQCTKSVRDGGKAVMIGLAATDVVGEVDITRLVRRQVKIIGSYGARARQDLPQIVKLAESGAFNLQNTISRKCKFEEANGAYEDLNQGKIVGRAVVEIME, from the exons ATGGCCATgtccgcttcctcctcctcccgcgccctcctccgccggatcggcggcgcgctcctccgccgctccttctgcgcatcggcatcggcggggaccgactccgccgccgccgccgcggggtaCCACGTGGCGGGCGGGCCCAGCTACATGCGCGGCGCCGTCTTCTGGGAGCCCGGCCGCCCGCTCACGCTCGAGGAGTTCCGGATGCCGCGCCCCAAGGCCGGCGAGCTCCTCATCAAGACCAAAG CTTGCGGGGTGTGCCACTCCGATCTCCATGTCATGAAAGGAGAAATCCCTTTCTCCAGCCCTTGTGTTGTGGGCCATGAGATCACCGGGGAGGTTGTCGACCATGGCACGCACACTCCTGCTGAAATCATCAATAG GTTCCCAGTTGGAAGTCATGTCGTCGGTGCGTTCATAATGCCCTGTGGGAACTGCTTTTACTGTGTTAAG GGCCAAGAGGATCTGTGCGAATCTTTCTTTGCATATAACCGTGCTAAAGGAACTCTATATGATGGTGAAACACGCCTGTTTCTACGCAGCAATG GGAAACCGGTGTACATGTACAGCATGGGTGGGCTGGCAGAGTACTGTGTCGTGCCAGCCAACGCACTAGCAGTTCTCCCTAACTCATTACCATACACGGAATCAGCAATCTTAGGATGTGCAGTGTTTACTGCGTATGGTGCCCTGAGGCATGCTGCTGAAATGCGCGCGGGTGATTCAGTAGCTGTGATTGGAGTTGGAGGGGTCGGATCAAG CTGTTTACAGATAGCAAAAGCCTTTGGAGCTTCTGAAGTCATTGCAGTGGATGTCCTTGATGAGAAACTCCAGAATGCTAGAACACTTGGAGCAACCCATACTGTAAATGCAGCAAAAGAGGATGCTGTTGAAAGGATAAAG GAAATTACTGGTGGAAGGGGTGTGGATGTGGCTGTAGAGGCACTTGGTAAGGCATTAACATTTTCCCAGTGTACCAAGAGCGTACGAGATGGAGGCAAAGCTGTAATGATTGGGCTCGCTGCAACAGACGTAGTTGGGGAGGTTGATATAACCCGTCTCGTCCGACGACAG GTGAAAATCATTGGGTCATACGGTGCGAGGGCCAGGCAAGATCTTCCTCAGATTGTGAAGCTTGCGGAGAGTGGCGCCTTCAACCTCCAGAACACCATATCAAGGAAATGCAAGTTCGAGGAGGCTAATGGCGCCTATGAGGATCTCAATCAGGGCAAGATTGTTGGCCGAGCTGTGGTTGAGATCATGGAGTGA
- the LOC117860693 gene encoding ubiquitin carboxyl-terminal hydrolase 27, translating into MDSNSDRPKARKKLPPATPPFQLLGASASPRTPFPPLARAPPRPNRVHAMGKEKKGARAAEMDSSLGKARLLEATDSVCGGAEADVTSDASNECEHFYFDTEEMYKFSDTIKRLKANPQCMDCKAPNGKLTLEETKSRFVMCSCCSQCFCAGLVTNEEGPMSQSHARSHANSKECHPVPVVLWIDQPDAAYCFQCDHSLSLKVIASAARAHEPYVIRGMQNEGYTCFVNALVQCLLALGKLRMWMFGPDAPTGPLGVALKDLFVETTAGNDAVAPLNPAKLLGIGALNAKYKDRSQQDSQELLLDLRYGLNEEELLKMPPYMQDVPTVVESIFQGQVSETLTCKTCSEASLKTVSFCELSLTMPPDGWYPTKSEAPQRSGRKARKGIRDLFQQIRDESKFTCSHSEKLVQVDSIWMHNVVFADKHKSADEHKIDSLPSIEECLEYYFEKEAVIRSCDSCTKHEEPSTSPRKVGGQMMASIKKRWLADWVQTERDHRKAKSDLFGAHDNQNASTLNVGEAPNEQKGIHADKTLVLSKLPPVLTLHVVRFEGKDKRLGHVKFEENLDVGKYLDPRSEDKKHARYRLVGAIEHFGNSLKEGHYVAYVRGSRTGTEQQQSSGSSTWFRASDLTIIEVSLANVLTCEAYLLFYERIED; encoded by the exons ATGGACTCGAACAGCGATCGGCCCAAGGCCAGGAAAAAGCTTCCTCCCGCTACACCACCGTTCCAACTGCTCGgcgcctcggcctcgccgcggaCGCCAttcccgccgctcgcccgcgccccgCCACGCCCGAATCGAG TCCACGCgatggggaaggagaagaagggagCGAGGGCAGCAGAGATGGACAGCAGCCTTGGCAAAGCCCGACTCCTGGAGGCCACGGATTCTGTATGTGGTGGCGCGGAGGCGGATGTCACCAGCGATGCCAGCAATGAGTGTGAGCACTTCTACTTTGATACAGAGGAAATGTACAAGTTCTCAGATACTATCAAGCGCTTGAAGGCCAACCCACAGTGCATGGATTGCAAGGCCCCCAATGGGAAGCTGACGCTCGAGGAAACGAAGTCTCGTTTCGTGATGTGCTCGTGCTGCAGCCAGTGTTTCTGCGCCGGGTTGGTGACCAATGAGGAGGGTCCAATGAGCCAGAGCCACGCACGGAGCCATGCCAACTCAAAAGAATGTCACCCGGTTCCAGTTGTTCTGTGGATAGATCAACCCGATGCTGCTTACTGCTTTCAGTGTGACCACAGTTTGAGCCTCAAAGTGATTGCCTCAGCGGCACGTGCTCATGAGCCCTATGTTATCAGAGGGATGCAAAATGAAGGGTACACGTGCTTTGTGAATGCATTGGTGCAGTGCCTCCTTGCACTTGGTAAGCTGCGGATGTGGATGTTTGGTCCTGATGCTCCAACAGGGCCCCTTGGTGTGGCACTGAAGGACCTCTTTGTGGAGACAACGGCTGGGAATGATGCAGTAGCACCGCTGAACCCAGCTAAACTCTTGGGCATAGGCGCATTGAATGCGAAGTACAAAGACCGTAGTCAGCAAGACAGCCAAGAATTGCTTCTCGATCTGCGTTATGGTTTGAATGAGGAGGAGCTGCTGAAGATGCCTCCTTACATGCAGGATGTTCCCACAGTTGTTGAATCCATTTTCCAGGGTCAGGTGTCTGAAACCTTGACCTGCAAAACTTGCTCAGAAGCGTCGCTTAAGACAGTATCATTCTGTGAGCTCTCACTGACAATGCCACCAGACGGGTGGTATCCAACCAAAAGTGAAGCACCACAAAGGAGTGGCAGAAAGGCAAGGAAAGGTATTAGAGACCTATTTCAACAAATTAGGGATGAGAGTAAGTTCACATGCTCCC ATTCTGAAAAACTTGTACAAGTTGATAGCATCTGGATGCATAATGTTGTTTTTGCAGATAAACATAAGAGCGCAGATGAACATAAGATAGATTCTCTTCCATCAATTGAGGAGTGCCTGGAatattattttgaaaaagaGGCCGTGATAAGGAGCTGTGATAGCTGTACCAAGCATGAGGAGCCAAGCACCAGCCCAAGAAAAGTTGGTGGGCAGATGATGGCAAGCATCAAGAAAAGATGGTTGGCAGATTGGGTCCAAACTGAACGTGACCACAGAAAAGCAAAGAGTGACTTGTTCGGTGCGCATGATAACCAAAATGCCAGCACACTAAATGTGGGAGAAGCCCCAAATGAGCAGAAAGGCATACATGCAGATAAAACGCTTGTTCTTAGCAAGCTGCCACCTGTACTAACTCTTCATGTGGTGAGATTTGAGGGCAAGGATAAGAGACTGGGACATGTGAAGTTTGAGGAAAATCTTGATGTAGGAAAATATCTGGATCCCAG GTCCGAGGACAAAAAACATGCCAGATATCGTCTAGTTGGTGCCATTGAGCATTTTGGGAACTCCTTGAAGGAGGGCCACTATGTTGCTTATGTGAGAGGAAGCAGGACTGGAAcagagcagcagcagagcagTGGCTCTTCCACATGGTTTAGGGCAAGTGACTTGACCATCATAGAAGTCTCGCTAGCCAACGTTCTCACGTGTGAGGCCTACCTTCTTTTCTATGAGAGGATAGAAGATTGA
- the LOC117861115 gene encoding adenylate kinase, chloroplastic: MASSMAAACAAAAASLSPPQSTAQRPGSQGRLLFPGAPASSRSLRLRTAGRRSPATRSLRRASKAVVAALADPLKVMISGAPASGKGTQCELIKAKYGLVHISAGDLLRAEIAAGSENGKQAKEYMEKGQLVPDEIVVNMVKERLLQPDAQENGWLLDGYPRSYSQAMALETLEIRPDTFILLDVPDELLVERVVGRRLDPVTGKIYHLKYSPPENEEIASRLTQRFDDTEEKVKLRLQTYYQNVESLLSTYDNVIVKVKGDVTVDEVFAEIDKQLSSILDKKTETVASA, encoded by the exons ATGGCTTCCTCTATGGCCGCCGCCTGCGCTGCCGCTGCGGCCTCCCTCTCGCCGCCGCAATCGACGGCCCAGAGGCCGGGTTCCCAGGGCCGACTCCTCTTCCCCGGCGCGCCAGCCAGCTCCCGCTCCCTCCGGCTCCgtaccgccggccgccgctcgccggcgaccCGCTCCTTGCGCCGGGCGAGCAAG GCTGTGGTTGCAGCGTTGGCTGACCCTCTCAAGGTCATGATATCAGGGGCTCCCGCGTCCGGCAAGGGCAcgcaatgtgagctcatcaagGCCAAA TACGGTTTGGTGCACATCTCTGCTGGAGATTTGCTACGGGCGGAGATCGCTGCTGGGTCCGAGAATGGGAAGCAGGCCAAGGAATACATGGAGAAGGGCCAGCTGGTGCCTGATGAGATTGTAGTCAAT ATGGTTAAGGAACGCCTTTTGCAACCAGATGCTCAAGAAAATGGTTGGCTATTGGACGGGTATCCGAGAAGCTATTCGCAGGCCATGGCATTGGAAACTCTTGAAATCCGACCTGATACTTTCATTTTGTTAGAT GTTCCAGATGAACTCCTTGTTGAAAGGGTGGTTGGAAGACGGCTTGATCCTGTCACAGGGAAAATATATCATTTGAAGTATTCTCCACCAGAGAATGAAGAAATTGCGTCAAGGCTTACACAGAGATTTGATGACACAGAAGAAAAG GTTAAGCTGAGGCTGCAGACTTACTATCAAAATGTTGAGTCATTGCTATCAACATATGACAATGTTATTGTCAAA GTGAAAGGAGATGTCACAGTGGACGAAGTGTTTGCCGAGATCGACAAGCAGCTGAGCTCTATCCTGGACAAGAAAACAGAAACGGTGGCCAGCGCTTGA
- the LOC117860659 gene encoding auxin-responsive protein IAA25, which translates to MKKSSSDALSLKLKQEQASAGGEMQGSLELRLGISSDNGGDDPWLGVGAHPWSLASRQEKATLEQAAHQRPPPPPQPVGWPPVGAFRKSLHLAGAKAAEEPSKAKPAVSGETASMFVKVNLEGCAVGRKVDLRAHRGYASLSRALQGMFHGFVLSDGHWRIAGREDDDDDDERRRRPELGKKGPTKNGKTYILLYEDNEGDRMLVGDVPWELFMASVKRLYIAQDSRNK; encoded by the exons ATGAAGAAGAGCTCTTCAGATGCACTAAGTCTGAAACTGAAACAGGAGCAGGCAAGCGCTGGAGGCGAGATGCAGGGAAGCCTTGAGCTCAGGCTCGGCATCTCCTCGGACAATGGCGGCGATGATCCATGGCTTGGTGTCGGAGCGCACCCCTGGAGCTTGGCCTCCAGGCAAGAGAAGGCGACCCTGGAGCAGGCAGCGCACcagcggcctcctcctcctccgcagcCGGTGGGATGGCCGCCGGTGGGCGCGTTCCGCAAGAGCCTGCACCTGGCCGGCGCGAAGGCCGCCGAGGAGCCGAGCAAGGCGAAGCCAGCTGTCTCCGGCGAGACGGCGAGCATGTTCGTGAAGGTGAACCTGGAGGGGTGCGCCGTCGGGAGGAAGGTGGACCTGCGGGCCCACCGCGGGTACGCGTCGCTGTCCCGCGCGCTGCAGGGCATGTTCCACGGCTTCGTGCTGTCGGATGGCCACTGGAGGATCGCAGGCAgagaagacgacgacgatgacgatgagcggcggcggcggccggagttgGGAAAGAAGGGGCCCACCAAGAACGGGAAGACGTACATCCTGCTGTACGAGGACAACGAGGGCGACCGGATGCTCGTCGGCGACGTGCCATGGGA GCTGTTCATGGCTTCGGTGAAGAGGCTCTACATCGCACAAGACTCAAGGAACAAGTAG